In Phycisphaerae bacterium, the following proteins share a genomic window:
- a CDS encoding PEP-CTERM sorting domain-containing protein codes for MKKTIILATLCILIICGNSFAGRVWFYNEITPPQGSPFIPAGNTAIGMRSDNTWPVVGYAGPADGAAAMLPGVWMPTTFNFAGQYLDGATAPDGTVAFADNAGQVVMLGKTGWSSGSYNGSAMYRSSIAFNNNSAPAVLSRSVGTGELTLSMKSGSAWYGSTIQEYSGGPGFQSEAFAVGFDSYNQVNVAFRDGSMLRYATKGVLTGNQWVLNSPEDAPEIGGSGQIDMALTNNDVPYVLYSDMNFLKYSIYDRQSDSWTMGILDALTGGLPGGNFCVAADNNGGIGVAYVTQFAGQNMLSFAYNDGSGWMLPERLIQADINKMVGLAFDYENNPVISYVGMDGKMRIAYDPVEIPEPATMAILALGLAFIRRR; via the coding sequence ATGAAAAAGACAATTATTTTAGCAACTCTTTGTATCCTAATAATTTGCGGCAATTCTTTCGCGGGCAGAGTGTGGTTTTATAATGAAATTACCCCTCCGCAGGGTTCGCCGTTTATACCCGCCGGCAATACGGCGATAGGGATGCGGAGTGATAATACCTGGCCGGTAGTCGGTTATGCCGGTCCGGCGGACGGTGCGGCCGCTATGCTGCCGGGAGTCTGGATGCCGACGACATTTAATTTTGCAGGTCAATATCTTGACGGTGCAACTGCACCCGATGGTACTGTTGCTTTTGCGGATAATGCCGGACAGGTTGTAATGCTCGGCAAAACCGGATGGAGCAGCGGCTCTTATAATGGTTCGGCAATGTATAGAAGTTCAATAGCTTTCAACAACAATTCTGCGCCTGCGGTTTTAAGCAGGTCTGTAGGAACCGGCGAGCTTACGTTGTCAATGAAGTCCGGCTCCGCGTGGTATGGCAGTACGATTCAGGAATATTCAGGCGGGCCGGGATTTCAGTCTGAAGCATTCGCAGTGGGTTTCGATTCGTACAATCAGGTGAACGTCGCATTTAGAGACGGCTCAATGCTTCGTTATGCCACTAAAGGCGTTCTTACAGGCAATCAATGGGTCTTAAATTCTCCTGAAGACGCTCCTGAAATCGGCGGCAGCGGCCAGATAGATATGGCACTTACAAATAATGATGTGCCTTATGTTTTATACAGCGATATGAATTTTCTCAAATATTCCATATACGACAGGCAAAGTGATTCCTGGACGATGGGAATACTTGATGCACTGACTGGCGGATTACCAGGCGGAAATTTCTGTGTCGCGGCAGACAATAACGGCGGAATAGGAGTCGCTTATGTAACACAGTTCGCAGGCCAGAATATGCTCAGTTTCGCTTATAATGACGGCAGCGGCTGGATGCTTCCGGAAAGACTTATACAGGCCGATATAAATAAAATGGTCGGACTGGCGTTCGATTATGAAAACAATCCTGTTATTTCTTACGTCGGTATGGACGGGAAGATGAGAATCGCTTATGACCCTGTTGAAATTCCGGAACCTGCGACAATGGCAATATTAGCTTTAGGCCTTGCCTTTATCAGGCGCAGATAA
- a CDS encoding dockerin type I domain-containing protein: MKCILCVLLFCVIVLCGDCFAEDSWTVNTIAYDVDSAPSIAVDINNNPIAAFTLGNIDPALYTAAQTPAGYQVERVADIYPAFWPKIMVNSNNETSITFCQGSEIWYAVKGSWFGWSYWRLDGLEAGYQDISLTDNDIPHLAYVNPSTRYVEHAFFDIHSQQWQRETLSGMGQMQTAYACIDTDGSGRILISCFDYSKAETFCAIYEDGFWKYLPAVEGFYSDCSFTSDGLPAIAYSIKRTLSLCYAVYVNDIIGWVETKIAPTTPQFKVSLRHSSTGIAGIAYIYQDKLMYAANVAGGWTTVQIDERGAYPELIFDRNDKPLIAYSSYDYCIDKPVIKLAGIGLEGFNITDLNNDKIVNFRDFAILAEYWLTALPEPDLTIGDFDRNAKIDALDLRWLGCNWLWQGD, translated from the coding sequence ATGAAATGTATTTTATGCGTTTTACTGTTTTGTGTAATAGTTTTATGCGGCGATTGCTTTGCGGAAGATAGCTGGACAGTCAATACGATAGCTTATGATGTCGATAGTGCGCCGTCAATTGCCGTGGATATAAATAACAATCCAATCGCAGCCTTTACGTTGGGCAATATCGATCCTGCGCTTTATACCGCGGCGCAAACACCTGCCGGCTATCAAGTCGAACGGGTTGCGGATATTTACCCCGCCTTCTGGCCTAAAATAATGGTTAATTCGAATAATGAAACATCCATAACCTTCTGTCAGGGTTCCGAAATATGGTATGCAGTCAAAGGCAGTTGGTTCGGCTGGTCATACTGGCGGCTCGACGGGTTGGAGGCCGGCTACCAGGATATATCGCTGACTGATAACGATATTCCGCACCTTGCTTATGTCAATCCATCAACGAGATATGTCGAACACGCGTTCTTTGATATTCACAGCCAGCAATGGCAAAGAGAGACGCTTTCGGGCATGGGGCAAATGCAGACGGCTTATGCCTGCATCGATACAGACGGCAGCGGCAGGATATTAATTTCCTGTTTCGATTACAGTAAGGCCGAAACATTTTGTGCGATTTATGAAGATGGTTTTTGGAAATACCTGCCCGCTGTCGAAGGGTTTTATTCCGATTGCAGTTTTACTTCTGACGGTCTGCCGGCAATTGCTTATTCAATAAAAAGAACTCTTTCGCTTTGCTATGCAGTTTATGTAAATGATATTATAGGCTGGGTCGAAACAAAAATAGCCCCGACTACTCCACAGTTCAAAGTCTCTCTGAGACACAGTTCAACAGGTATTGCCGGGATTGCTTATATCTATCAGGACAAACTAATGTATGCAGCGAATGTTGCCGGCGGATGGACGACAGTACAGATTGACGAAAGAGGGGCTTATCCTGAATTGATTTTCGACCGAAACGATAAGCCTTTGATTGCTTACAGCAGTTACGATTATTGTATCGATAAGCCGGTGATTAAACTGGCCGGCATCGGGCTTGAAGGGTTTAATATTACCGATTTAAATAATGATAAAATAGTCAATTTCAGGGACTTTGCGATTCTTGCGGAGTACTGGCTGACAGCCTTGCCTGAGCCTGATTTGACGATTGGAGATTTTGACCGGAACGCAAAAATTGACGCTTTAGACCTTAGATGGCTTGGCTGTAACTGGCTCTGGCAGGGGGACTAA
- a CDS encoding hemerythrin domain-containing protein, giving the protein MEKARKLADILERVRSGEDPTKIRQEARQLLSTLRLTDISRAHKYLVGAGISLDQLRSLVYAFASILGDQFALLRANLGPDHPVRRILAEHEMFECFLADLEEANLMLQDADNLTELSSEFRRLEHITGHLQAIDIHNQREDDLIFPVLENYPCKTICVVLSKSHWRIKNMVGNLTMAMNNFKHFEPVQFKIQINALSSAIVPILREHIFQEDNILYPVALDVIKDERVWWRIKQLGEEMGYCGFDAQPCCT; this is encoded by the coding sequence ATGGAAAAGGCACGAAAACTCGCCGATATTCTCGAACGTGTACGAAGTGGGGAGGACCCGACAAAAATCAGACAGGAGGCCCGCCAATTGCTTTCAACCCTGAGGCTGACCGACATAAGCAGGGCCCATAAGTATCTTGTCGGTGCAGGCATATCGCTCGACCAGCTTCGCAGCCTTGTTTACGCCTTTGCTTCGATTCTGGGCGACCAGTTCGCCTTGTTGCGGGCAAACCTCGGCCCTGACCATCCGGTCAGAAGAATCCTGGCGGAACATGAAATGTTCGAATGTTTTCTCGCCGACCTTGAAGAGGCCAATCTTATGCTTCAGGACGCCGATAACCTGACGGAACTGTCAAGTGAGTTCCGCAGGCTCGAACATATCACCGGCCATCTGCAGGCGATTGATATTCATAATCAGCGGGAAGACGATTTGATTTTTCCGGTGCTCGAAAACTATCCCTGCAAGACTATCTGTGTTGTTCTGTCCAAATCGCATTGGCGAATCAAAAATATGGTCGGCAATCTGACAATGGCGATGAATAACTTCAAACATTTTGAGCCGGTACAGTTTAAGATTCAGATTAACGCACTTTCTTCGGCTATTGTTCCCATCCTGCGTGAACATATTTTCCAGGAGGACAATATTCTTTATCCGGTCGCGCTGGATGTTATTAAAGATGAAAGAGTCTGGTGGCGTATAAAACAGCTCGGTGAAGAGATGGGCTATTGCGGATTTGACGCTCAGCCCTGCTGCACGTAA
- a CDS encoding type II toxin-antitoxin system death-on-curing family toxin — translation MRPLDVGEVERIAFRLAQEHLRFDEPIPDFTTRFPNILESSLFAPFQKFGRKHLYQTFALKAAMLFYLMIKNHPFQNGNKRIAITTLLFFLNSNNKWFNVDIQEFYNFTIWVAASPADCKEQAVSAIEQFMTKHLVVCK, via the coding sequence ATGCGGCCACTTGATGTGGGAGAGGTTGAGCGTATAGCCTTTAGACTGGCACAGGAACATTTACGTTTTGACGAGCCAATTCCAGACTTCACCACAAGGTTTCCCAATATACTCGAAAGTAGTCTGTTTGCACCTTTTCAAAAGTTTGGCAGAAAACATTTGTATCAGACATTTGCTTTGAAAGCAGCGATGCTATTTTATCTGATGATAAAAAATCATCCTTTTCAGAACGGCAACAAAAGAATTGCTATTACTACCCTGCTCTTTTTTCTTAATAGCAACAATAAGTGGTTCAATGTGGATATTCAGGAATTTTATAATTTTACTATATGGGTTGCAGCAAGTCCGGCAGATTGCAAAGAGCAAGCCGTCTCCGCCATAGAACAGTTTATGACGAAGCACCTCGTCGTCTGTAAATAA
- a CDS encoding excisionase family DNA-binding protein yields MKKHLTIPEFADLLGISRIAVYKKVKAGKISAEKIGRNYIITDKTANEILGKELSESKKKQIDRAVKKVVKQYGPLLKKLGSE; encoded by the coding sequence ATGAAAAAACACTTAACAATACCTGAATTCGCTGACCTTCTTGGCATAAGCAGAATAGCCGTCTATAAAAAGGTAAAAGCAGGCAAAATCTCTGCCGAAAAAATTGGCAGAAATTACATTATAACCGACAAGACAGCTAATGAAATACTTGGCAAAGAACTTTCGGAAAGCAAAAAGAAACAAATTGACCGTGCTGTCAAAAAAGTCGTAAAACAGTATGGCCCACTGCTTAAAAAACTGGGAAGTGAATAA
- a CDS encoding HAD-IA family hydrolase, which produces MNMNNLPKGIIFDMDGVLIDSEPFIIKAASQMFAEKGLKVQPQDFHPFTGMGENRFIGGVAEKYNFPIDIERGKERTYDIYLEIIKGNLKPLPGTGEFIAQCKKMNKKIAVASSADIRKVKGNLAEIKIPAETFDAVIAGGDVERKKPAPDIFLLAAEKIGLDPKDCLVIEDAPSGIKAGKAAGCKCLAIMSSFTPVQLDDADFFAPDLAHVPTEAVNW; this is translated from the coding sequence ATGAATATGAATAACCTCCCCAAAGGCATAATCTTCGATATGGACGGCGTTCTGATTGACTCGGAACCCTTTATAATAAAAGCCGCTTCGCAAATGTTCGCTGAAAAAGGGTTGAAGGTGCAGCCTCAGGATTTTCATCCTTTCACAGGAATGGGCGAAAATCGCTTCATCGGCGGCGTCGCTGAAAAATACAATTTCCCAATCGACATTGAACGCGGCAAAGAACGCACTTACGATATTTACCTTGAAATAATAAAGGGCAATTTAAAACCGCTGCCCGGCACAGGAGAATTTATCGCACAGTGCAAAAAAATGAACAAAAAAATTGCCGTCGCCTCAAGCGCCGACATACGTAAGGTCAAAGGCAACCTTGCCGAGATAAAAATACCGGCCGAGACTTTTGACGCCGTTATTGCCGGCGGCGATGTGGAACGTAAAAAGCCCGCACCGGATATTTTTCTGCTTGCCGCAGAAAAGATAGGCCTTGACCCGAAAGATTGCCTGGTAATCGAAGACGCCCCCAGCGGAATAAAAGCCGGAAAGGCCGCAGGCTGCAAATGTCTTGCGATTATGTCAAGTTTCACACCTGTCCAGCTTGACGACGCCGACTTTTTCGCGCCGGATTTAGCCCACGTGCCGACAGAAGCGGTAAACTGGTAA
- a CDS encoding nucleotidyltransferase, whose amino-acid sequence MKDFFSLLKKLSRNKVDYVVIGGFACIAHGCTYVTQDIDICLDFDADNLLRLQKALADLHPVHRMTPKKLKLHLTKENYKQFKNLYLDTDMGQLDCISFVEGAGDFRQVKNKSVTIEINKIRVLVLNIDAIIESKKTLNREKDIPALLQLKALKKLKKQ is encoded by the coding sequence ATGAAAGATTTTTTCTCTTTACTAAAGAAACTATCCCGAAATAAAGTCGACTATGTCGTTATCGGCGGTTTCGCCTGCATAGCACACGGTTGTACTTACGTTACGCAGGACATCGATATATGTCTCGATTTCGATGCCGACAATCTCCTGCGTCTTCAAAAGGCTCTTGCGGATTTGCATCCTGTCCACCGGATGACTCCAAAAAAACTTAAACTGCATCTAACAAAGGAAAATTATAAACAATTTAAAAATCTTTATCTTGATACCGATATGGGTCAGCTCGACTGTATCAGTTTTGTCGAAGGAGCAGGCGATTTCCGGCAGGTTAAAAACAAAAGCGTAACAATAGAAATTAACAAAATCAGGGTTTTAGTTTTAAACATCGACGCGATTATCGAATCGAAAAAAACTCTAAACCGTGAAAAAGACATTCCCGCATTGCTGCAGCTCAAGGCTTTAAAGAAATTAAAAAAACAATGA
- the rlmN gene encoding 23S rRNA (adenine(2503)-C(2))-methyltransferase RlmN — protein MDKDLKNKTLAEMKTIVAGYDGKEYLAKYIFAFLHQHNVNDISLMTTLSKDLRQKLTDGGFFISQLKIAEKLEDPDGTAKYLFETADGQTIESVLLDESGRKTICVSTQIGCRLGCRFCATGYLKFARNLTAGEIVDQVITISADSGCKINNIVYMGMGEPLDNYENTIKAVRILADPAGKNIGIRRQTISTVGLPDGIKKLADEEIYPRLAVSLHTPVDELRQEIVPVAKKYPLPVLMAAMKHYNQKTDRRITIEYCMIEGVNDNPDLARKLIQLLRGLHASVNLIEYNPHPGCDFKPSPQDRIRAFKDILMQAGIETIIRFRRGRSIKAACGQLGADRISRKPDH, from the coding sequence ATGGATAAAGACCTGAAAAACAAAACACTTGCGGAAATGAAGACTATCGTTGCCGGATATGACGGTAAAGAATATCTTGCCAAGTACATATTTGCTTTTCTTCATCAGCACAACGTAAACGACATCAGCCTTATGACGACTCTGTCCAAGGATTTGCGCCAAAAGCTCACTGACGGCGGTTTTTTCATATCGCAGCTTAAAATCGCAGAAAAGCTCGAAGACCCTGACGGCACGGCAAAATATCTTTTTGAAACCGCCGATGGACAGACCATCGAATCTGTCCTCCTTGATGAGTCCGGCAGAAAGACAATATGCGTCTCAACGCAAATCGGCTGCCGGCTGGGCTGTCGGTTCTGTGCGACAGGCTATCTTAAATTCGCCAGAAACCTTACCGCAGGTGAAATCGTCGACCAGGTTATAACCATTTCCGCAGACAGCGGCTGCAAAATAAACAATATCGTCTATATGGGAATGGGCGAACCGCTGGACAACTATGAAAATACTATAAAGGCCGTGAGAATCTTAGCAGACCCGGCAGGTAAAAACATCGGCATCCGCAGACAGACAATCTCGACCGTCGGCCTGCCTGACGGAATAAAAAAACTTGCCGATGAGGAAATCTATCCCCGCCTTGCGGTTTCTCTGCATACTCCCGTCGATGAATTAAGACAGGAGATTGTGCCCGTAGCGAAAAAATATCCGCTGCCCGTGCTCATGGCCGCGATGAAACATTACAATCAAAAAACCGACCGTAGAATTACAATCGAATATTGTATGATAGAAGGCGTTAACGACAATCCCGATTTGGCCCGCAAACTTATACAGCTTTTGAGAGGTCTGCACGCAAGTGTCAATCTTATCGAATATAATCCTCATCCAGGCTGTGATTTCAAACCAAGTCCGCAGGACAGGATAAGGGCCTTTAAGGATATTCTTATGCAGGCCGGCATTGAGACGATAATAAGATTCCGCCGCGGCAGAAGCATAAAAGCCGCCTGCGGCCAGTTAGGCGCCGACAGAATCTCGCGGAAACCTGACCATTGA
- a CDS encoding phosphomannomutase/phosphoglucomutase, with product MDPTIFKAYDIRGVYPDQLNEDAAWKIGNATATFLRSMLRGYDRGLSNRQSLCVGHDMRLHSKSLVEALIRGMNAAGANVIDVGMIDTPQIYFAINHLGTCGGVQVTASHNPAQYNGFKISGLEAKPVGADTGLKEIKHIATALLHTRGSADGTVEKCDLTEAYKEHVLKFLDPKIKPLKIVIDASNGMAGKVVPAIFDDIGVEITKINFEHKGVFKHDPNPLVESNLSQLKTAVKKRKADVGVCFDGDADRLIMVDENGDTISCDLLTALMVPYFLKKAPGSAIVYDLRSSWVVREEILKAGGIARRERVGHAFMKKTLRIARAIFGGELSGHFYYRDNFFADSGMITLVHMINIISSTDKSVSEIIKPLRRYHASGEINFVVDDKEEVTKELRRKFSQGEIDDLDGITVQFKDWWFNCRGSNTEPLLRLNIEAKTKELLDKQLKEIESLLGQPVEH from the coding sequence ATGGACCCGACAATTTTCAAGGCTTATGACATTCGAGGCGTTTATCCCGACCAGTTAAATGAAGATGCAGCATGGAAGATAGGCAATGCGACAGCGACTTTTTTGAGGTCCATGCTTCGCGGCTATGACCGTGGGCTTTCCAATCGCCAGAGCCTTTGCGTCGGCCACGATATGAGGCTGCACAGCAAGAGCCTAGTCGAAGCGCTTATCCGCGGGATGAACGCGGCCGGTGCAAATGTTATCGATGTCGGAATGATTGATACGCCTCAGATATATTTCGCGATAAATCATCTCGGCACCTGCGGCGGCGTACAGGTAACGGCTTCTCACAATCCGGCGCAGTATAACGGCTTTAAGATTTCCGGACTGGAAGCAAAGCCCGTTGGGGCAGATACCGGCCTGAAGGAAATAAAACATATCGCCACGGCGCTTCTTCATACTCGCGGTTCTGCGGACGGCACGGTTGAGAAATGCGACCTGACAGAGGCATACAAGGAACACGTATTAAAATTTCTCGACCCGAAGATAAAACCTCTGAAAATAGTTATTGACGCTTCCAACGGTATGGCGGGCAAAGTTGTGCCGGCGATTTTCGATGATATAGGCGTTGAAATAACAAAAATCAATTTCGAGCATAAAGGCGTTTTCAAGCACGACCCCAATCCGCTGGTTGAAAGCAATTTATCTCAGCTTAAAACCGCAGTCAAAAAACGTAAAGCCGATGTCGGAGTATGTTTTGACGGTGATGCCGACCGGCTGATAATGGTCGATGAAAACGGAGACACTATCAGTTGCGATTTGCTGACGGCTCTTATGGTTCCTTACTTTTTGAAAAAGGCGCCCGGTTCGGCGATTGTGTACGACCTGCGGAGCAGCTGGGTTGTGCGGGAGGAAATTTTAAAGGCCGGCGGTATAGCCAGGCGCGAAAGAGTCGGTCATGCGTTTATGAAGAAAACGCTGCGCATAGCAAGGGCGATTTTCGGTGGAGAGCTTAGCGGGCATTTCTATTACCGCGACAATTTCTTTGCCGATTCGGGAATGATTACGCTCGTACATATGATAAATATCATAAGTTCGACCGATAAATCCGTAAGCGAGATTATTAAGCCGCTGAGAAGATATCACGCGAGCGGAGAGATAAATTTCGTAGTTGACGATAAGGAAGAAGTAACCAAGGAACTGAGACGCAAATTCAGCCAGGGCGAGATTGACGACCTTGACGGGATAACGGTACAGTTCAAGGACTGGTGGTTCAACTGCAGAGGCAGCAATACCGAGCCGCTGCTGCGATTAAATATCGAAGCAAAAACAAAAGAACTGCTGGACAAACAGCTTAAGGAAATTGAAAGTCTTTTGGGTCAGCCCGTCGAACATTAA
- the lpoB gene encoding penicillin-binding protein activator LpoB translates to MKLAILFIMVLFAAGCEDVQKIDTTNDTGKQVMGLDYRDFNQAASEMIQSLLKSGTLAKKDGGKYVLTTGVITNDTMQRIDTDLLSAKIEEDLTKSGQVVMTSAIGGKDSNRDSMVNDIRDVRDSAKGDEFKQETLPGKGQLISPDLSLSGKIYQRDLRYDKKHQQVEYYFQLKITDLKTGLRFWQEEVLIGKRGSNKTVSW, encoded by the coding sequence ATGAAACTGGCTATATTATTTATCATGGTATTGTTCGCGGCCGGTTGTGAAGACGTTCAGAAAATCGATACAACTAACGACACCGGCAAACAGGTTATGGGGCTTGATTACAGGGATTTCAACCAGGCCGCAAGTGAAATGATTCAGTCCCTGCTAAAATCCGGCACTTTGGCCAAAAAAGACGGCGGCAAATACGTCCTGACCACTGGCGTTATTACTAACGATACAATGCAGAGAATCGACACCGATTTGCTCTCCGCTAAAATCGAAGAAGACCTCACGAAAAGCGGCCAGGTCGTTATGACCTCCGCCATCGGCGGCAAGGACAGCAACCGAGACTCTATGGTCAACGATATAAGAGATGTCCGCGATTCAGCAAAAGGCGATGAATTCAAACAGGAAACCCTGCCCGGCAAAGGCCAGCTCATTTCTCCTGATTTAAGTCTGTCAGGAAAAATATATCAGAGAGACCTTCGCTACGACAAAAAACATCAGCAGGTCGAATATTATTTCCAACTGAAAATAACTGACCTGAAAACCGGCCTGCGGTTCTGGCAGGAGGAAGTCCTTATCGGAAAACGCGGTAGTAACAAAACAGTTTCCTGGTAA
- a CDS encoding YcfL family protein: MKPVRDKAYQNEREKTIGTGKSIVRDVCQRWLVSNGLKKIFLMLLLFVSSAVILVGCNEPADKRANLTTGVNSSTLADNVLTRPVYGAFTLLAGYGIELKDVKVFRNEAGFMEIQVTGYNSAVYKKRFDYKVDWLDNNGMAVDSKASVWTTISAKSRTVFYFTVIAPAKEVVDYRINTRETPKKG, translated from the coding sequence ATGAAACCCGTTAGAGACAAGGCGTATCAGAATGAACGCGAGAAAACTATAGGAACAGGAAAGTCAATCGTTAGAGATGTTTGCCAGAGATGGCTGGTCTCTAACGGGTTGAAAAAGATTTTCCTTATGCTGCTGCTTTTCGTCTCATCGGCAGTAATTCTCGTCGGCTGCAACGAGCCTGCCGACAAGCGAGCTAATCTCACAACCGGAGTAAACAGCAGTACACTCGCAGACAATGTCCTTACCCGGCCTGTATACGGTGCATTCACTTTATTGGCAGGATACGGAATTGAGTTAAAAGATGTAAAAGTCTTCAGAAATGAAGCCGGTTTTATGGAAATTCAGGTAACCGGCTACAATAGCGCAGTATACAAAAAAAGGTTTGATTACAAAGTTGACTGGCTCGACAATAACGGTATGGCGGTTGATTCAAAAGCAAGTGTCTGGACAACTATATCCGCAAAATCAAGAACCGTCTTCTACTTTACAGTTATCGCACCTGCAAAAGAGGTCGTTGATTACAGAATAAATACAAGAGAAACTCCAAAGAAAGGATAA
- a CDS encoding M48 family metallopeptidase: MRVLRLFLMAFGLGLLCSGCSVNPVTGENQFLLVNPEQEKKMGEEYSKQVEKELGQSIKDVELQNYINSVGQNIARVSHSPEAGFSYKAIDSNTVNAFALPGGYIYITTGLLKELKTEAQLAGVLAHETAHVTARHIAQQITRDYIIGIGFSVAGSASGSSAAVRVADIVRQLEGMSFSRAHERQADQVGMDYLVKAGYTPNGMIETMEILEKQNESRTIEFFSTHPSPENRIELLKEQIFNNRYASTGMVGREAYAANVTERLKLIKPPQKDKRSR; the protein is encoded by the coding sequence ATGAGAGTTTTACGGCTGTTTTTGATGGCTTTTGGGTTAGGACTTCTTTGCAGCGGATGTTCGGTTAATCCTGTAACGGGCGAAAATCAGTTTCTGCTTGTAAATCCTGAACAGGAAAAGAAAATGGGCGAGGAATATTCCAAGCAAGTCGAGAAAGAACTCGGCCAGAGTATTAAGGATGTTGAACTTCAGAATTATATCAATTCTGTCGGACAAAATATTGCCCGCGTCAGTCATTCGCCCGAAGCAGGTTTCAGCTATAAAGCCATCGACTCCAATACAGTCAATGCGTTTGCTCTGCCGGGCGGATATATTTATATCACCACGGGTCTGCTGAAAGAGCTTAAGACCGAAGCACAGCTTGCCGGTGTTTTGGCGCACGAGACGGCACACGTTACGGCAAGGCACATCGCACAGCAGATTACAAGAGATTATATAATCGGCATCGGCTTTAGCGTCGCCGGCTCAGCTTCAGGTTCGAGCGCCGCGGTAAGAGTTGCCGATATCGTAAGACAGCTTGAGGGTATGTCATTCAGCAGGGCTCATGAAAGACAGGCCGACCAGGTTGGAATGGATTATCTTGTGAAAGCCGGTTATACGCCTAACGGGATGATTGAGACGATGGAGATACTGGAAAAGCAAAACGAATCCCGAACGATAGAATTTTTCTCGACGCATCCAAGTCCTGAAAACCGTATCGAGCTGCTGAAAGAACAAATTTTTAACAATCGTTATGCCAGTACCGGCATGGTGGGCAGGGAAGCTTATGCGGCAAATGTTACAGAGAGACTTAAGCTAATAAAACCGCCGCAAAAAGACAAACGCAGCCGATAG
- the menA gene encoding 1,4-dihydroxy-2-naphthoate octaprenyltransferase, whose amino-acid sequence MAIKQSPPKFALWLKELRLQFCTASVLPVIVGTAVAYSHTHRFNLMFFLLAAFSIALFQMGANVVNDYFDSVSRNDWLNSNPTPFSGGSRLIQKNLLTGKEVFIGSLLLFSAGAALGVIIVIMTKSLFVLSLGIIGLLGGFFYTAPPLKLGYRTAGEITIGFLFGILPVFGAYYIQTGVIDFVPFFPAMIVAILIFLIIFANEFPDFPADKAVNKKTLVVTLGIKKASSLYNILIILLWVLVLFYSLVILPPLAGIPLLLIVFILSWRCKKSNDPEKLAQNGYSDLSKSTILLHTIGCVCLFAAVLLA is encoded by the coding sequence GTGGCTATAAAACAATCTCCGCCAAAATTTGCTCTGTGGCTAAAGGAATTGCGATTGCAGTTCTGCACCGCAAGTGTTCTGCCCGTAATCGTTGGAACCGCTGTCGCATATTCACATACGCATCGATTCAACCTTATGTTTTTTTTACTTGCCGCCTTTTCAATCGCCCTGTTTCAAATGGGCGCAAATGTCGTAAACGACTATTTCGACAGCGTCTCCAGAAACGACTGGCTCAACAGCAACCCGACACCATTTTCAGGCGGCAGCAGACTGATTCAAAAAAATCTGCTGACCGGCAAAGAAGTCTTCATCGGCTCACTGCTGCTTTTTTCCGCAGGAGCGGCATTGGGAGTTATCATAGTAATAATGACAAAGAGCTTGTTTGTGCTTTCGCTTGGCATCATCGGACTGCTCGGCGGTTTTTTCTACACCGCCCCGCCTTTGAAACTCGGTTATCGAACGGCAGGAGAAATAACGATAGGTTTTCTGTTCGGCATTTTGCCGGTTTTCGGAGCTTATTATATTCAAACAGGCGTAATTGATTTTGTTCCGTTCTTTCCCGCGATGATTGTGGCGATTTTGATTTTCCTCATTATATTCGCAAATGAATTTCCAGACTTCCCGGCCGATAAAGCCGTCAATAAAAAAACTCTTGTCGTTACATTAGGAATCAAAAAAGCATCTTCTCTTTATAATATCCTGATTATTCTTCTCTGGGTATTGGTGTTATTTTATTCGTTAGTCATACTGCCGCCTCTTGCGGGAATTCCTCTTTTGCTGATAGTCTTCATATTGAGCTGGAGATGCAAAAAAAGCAATGACCCCGAAAAACTGGCACAGAATGGTTACAGCGATTTAAGCAAATCGACAATCCTGCTGCATACTATCGGCTGCGTTTGTCTTTTTGCGGCGGTTTTATTAGCTTAA